From the Streptomyces nigrescens genome, one window contains:
- the mycP gene encoding type VII secretion-associated serine protease mycosin, which translates to MGSRAIGHRAGHRRRAAGALVTAACIVGLSSATAAPAVADPNVPLNSGECKFGTNDIKETPWSLQRLLTNQMWADTRGKGVKVAVIDTGIDAGNSQIKPNIGGGGKKFVPGEGKPTDDRVGHGTKVAGIIAAIQKPGSGFHGIAPEATVIPLQQTTEEKAGTAASLAAAIDHAVGLGVDIINISQGTDAGREKLVPLRAAIQRAAQKNVLIVASAGNDGASGKEKNMYPAAFQEFDNVLSVAASDRNNERAPFSQPGKWVDIAAPGVNMVSTVPDGGNCVDQGTSFAAPYAAGAAALLIAKHRNEVPKWTPQQVIWHLEQTAERVRPKADQNIGWGVVDPVAALNDDTRPTAEPQPDKPSNAADGSNILPAAVTIGESAEERRARISIYIVGGGLLAVAAVVGSAIALRDWRRKNA; encoded by the coding sequence GTGGGATCTCGCGCCATTGGTCACCGAGCCGGGCACCGCCGCCGAGCGGCGGGTGCACTGGTCACGGCGGCGTGCATCGTCGGCCTGTCGAGTGCCACCGCCGCACCGGCGGTCGCGGACCCGAACGTGCCGCTCAACAGTGGTGAGTGCAAGTTCGGCACCAACGACATCAAAGAGACCCCCTGGTCGCTCCAGCGCCTCCTGACCAACCAGATGTGGGCCGACACCAGAGGGAAGGGCGTCAAGGTCGCCGTCATCGATACCGGCATCGACGCGGGCAACTCGCAGATCAAGCCCAACATCGGAGGCGGCGGCAAGAAGTTCGTCCCCGGCGAGGGCAAGCCGACCGACGATCGGGTCGGCCACGGCACCAAGGTGGCGGGCATCATCGCCGCCATTCAGAAGCCGGGTTCGGGTTTCCACGGAATCGCCCCTGAAGCGACCGTCATTCCGCTGCAGCAGACTACCGAGGAGAAGGCCGGCACCGCCGCGAGCCTCGCCGCCGCCATCGACCACGCGGTCGGGCTGGGGGTCGACATCATCAACATCTCCCAGGGCACGGACGCCGGCCGGGAGAAGCTGGTGCCCCTCAGGGCGGCGATCCAGCGAGCCGCCCAGAAGAACGTCCTCATTGTCGCGTCGGCCGGAAACGACGGCGCGAGCGGCAAGGAAAAGAACATGTATCCCGCCGCGTTCCAGGAGTTCGACAACGTCCTGTCCGTTGCCGCCTCGGACCGCAACAATGAGCGCGCCCCCTTTTCCCAGCCCGGAAAATGGGTCGACATCGCCGCGCCCGGCGTGAACATGGTTTCCACCGTCCCTGATGGCGGCAACTGCGTCGACCAGGGCACCAGCTTCGCCGCACCCTACGCCGCGGGCGCCGCGGCCCTCCTGATCGCGAAGCACCGGAACGAGGTCCCGAAGTGGACCCCGCAGCAGGTCATCTGGCACCTGGAGCAGACCGCGGAGCGTGTGCGCCCGAAGGCGGACCAGAACATCGGCTGGGGCGTCGTCGACCCGGTGGCCGCCCTCAACGACGACACCAGGCCCACCGCCGAACCCCAGCCGGACAAGCCCTCCAACGCGGCTGACGGCTCCAACATCTTGCCGGCCGCCGTCACCATCGGTGAATCCGCCGAGGAACGACGCGCCCGCATCTCCATCTACATTGTCGGCGGCGGCCTTCTTGCCGTCGCCGCGGTCGTCGGCTCCGCCATCGCGCTCCGCGACTGGCGTCGGAAGAACGCATAG
- a CDS encoding WXG100 family type VII secretion target, translated as MSGQILVNFATISQASSDVRGTANNIRQQLDDLEAGVKKIAASWEGAAQEGYQARQREWDQRAASLHSTLEAIAKALDQAAQNYQATEHKNSGIWGG; from the coding sequence ATGTCAGGCCAGATCCTCGTTAATTTCGCGACGATCTCGCAGGCCAGCTCCGACGTGCGCGGAACGGCCAACAACATCCGTCAGCAGCTCGACGACCTCGAGGCGGGCGTCAAGAAGATCGCCGCGAGCTGGGAAGGTGCGGCGCAGGAGGGCTACCAGGCCCGCCAGCGCGAGTGGGACCAGCGTGCCGCTTCCCTGCACTCGACGCTCGAGGCCATCGCCAAGGCGCTGGACCAGGCCGCTCAGAACTACCAGGCCACTGAGCACAAGAACTCCGGCATCTGGGGAGGCTGA
- a CDS encoding WXG100 family type VII secretion target, translated as MAGQQYTTTEEEMVAFSGKISSVNQSIQGEISRLNTVVDTITSGWKGAAASSYNQLQSKVNEDATRLNQLLGEIKEAIDQTTKNYSASEEEQAQSISHISASASPFG; from the coding sequence ATGGCTGGTCAGCAGTACACAACCACCGAGGAGGAGATGGTCGCGTTCAGCGGCAAGATCTCCTCGGTCAACCAGTCGATCCAGGGCGAGATCTCGCGCCTGAACACGGTCGTCGACACCATCACGTCTGGTTGGAAGGGTGCTGCGGCCTCCTCGTACAACCAGCTCCAGTCAAAGGTGAACGAGGACGCCACCCGTCTCAACCAGCTCCTGGGTGAGATCAAGGAAGCGATCGACCAGACCACCAAGAACTACTCCGCCTCCGAAGAGGAGCAGGCGCAGTCGATCTCGCACATCTCCGCCTCGGCTTCCCCGTTCGGATGA
- a CDS encoding type VII secretion protein EccB, which produces MASRRDELNAYSFARKRTNAAFLKPLPNGSIESAPRPLKAVVPSIVMGVVILVGFGACGILKPVAPQGWDEIGKNVIVGDESTTRYIVLQGKDKQKLLHPILNLSSARLLIDPKFKVVKVKESELDGKIPHGPAIGIPYAPDRLPSTEDADKPKTWAVCNRPGSGLNSKPQQAVFVLGDKDKKAVEGKNRVAPRQALYVEDPEKKRWLVDSEGKAFEFNGGSEAVNDRLRRMIFGSAQPQQVSQEFMDTLLVLPRQLGITMPVVSGAGGETTDPKVPERAKKIGSILQDSTGQKYVVERDGVEQVSGFIANLLEEGANADKVNGDGSPIKPEPIAVNAVDPKSDDAGNATNFMGEIASGFPRPWPSESLSVANDFEHGSMTGGLTRPTRNGVSCSVYNGKNIKLPGGEEKQLGYPNGVPDMQTWVGDDYPVKIATGANSYVTPGSGLLYTEVRNPKTKTGSQFLITDTGLRYPLPRNNDSDSKSGKADDEQDKAKIHLGYEGTHPPLILKAWSELLSAGPSLDIQSAKKPQSS; this is translated from the coding sequence ATGGCATCACGTCGGGACGAGCTGAATGCGTATTCGTTCGCTCGAAAGCGCACGAATGCGGCATTTCTGAAGCCGCTGCCGAACGGTTCGATCGAGAGCGCCCCCCGCCCCCTCAAGGCGGTGGTACCCAGCATCGTGATGGGCGTTGTCATCCTCGTGGGATTCGGTGCCTGTGGCATTCTCAAGCCGGTTGCCCCGCAAGGCTGGGACGAGATCGGGAAGAATGTCATCGTCGGGGACGAATCCACCACGCGCTATATCGTCCTGCAGGGCAAGGACAAGCAGAAACTGCTGCACCCCATCCTTAACCTCTCCTCCGCCCGGCTGCTTATCGACCCGAAGTTCAAGGTGGTCAAGGTCAAGGAATCCGAGCTGGACGGAAAGATCCCGCACGGTCCGGCCATCGGTATTCCCTACGCCCCCGACCGGCTGCCTTCCACCGAGGACGCCGACAAGCCGAAGACCTGGGCGGTGTGCAACCGCCCCGGCAGCGGCCTCAACAGCAAGCCCCAGCAGGCCGTGTTCGTCCTGGGGGACAAGGACAAGAAGGCCGTCGAGGGCAAGAACAGGGTCGCCCCCCGTCAGGCGCTGTACGTCGAGGACCCCGAGAAGAAGAGGTGGCTGGTCGACAGCGAGGGCAAGGCCTTCGAGTTCAACGGCGGAAGCGAAGCGGTCAACGACAGGCTGCGCCGCATGATCTTCGGCTCCGCCCAGCCGCAGCAGGTGTCGCAGGAGTTCATGGACACCCTCCTCGTCCTCCCGCGCCAGCTCGGGATCACCATGCCCGTGGTCTCCGGCGCGGGCGGAGAGACCACCGACCCCAAGGTCCCGGAGCGGGCCAAGAAGATCGGCTCGATCCTCCAGGACAGCACCGGCCAGAAGTACGTCGTCGAGCGGGACGGCGTCGAGCAGGTGTCGGGCTTCATCGCGAACCTCCTGGAGGAGGGGGCGAACGCGGACAAGGTGAACGGCGACGGTTCGCCGATCAAGCCCGAGCCCATCGCCGTCAACGCCGTCGACCCGAAGTCGGACGACGCGGGGAACGCGACGAACTTCATGGGCGAGATCGCCAGCGGCTTCCCCCGCCCGTGGCCGTCCGAAAGCCTCTCGGTGGCCAACGACTTCGAACACGGCTCCATGACCGGCGGGCTGACCAGGCCTACGCGCAACGGTGTGTCCTGCAGCGTCTACAACGGCAAGAACATCAAGCTCCCGGGCGGCGAGGAGAAGCAGCTCGGCTACCCGAACGGTGTGCCGGACATGCAGACCTGGGTCGGCGACGACTACCCGGTCAAGATCGCCACCGGCGCCAACTCGTACGTCACTCCGGGCAGCGGCCTGCTGTACACGGAGGTGCGCAACCCCAAGACGAAGACCGGCAGCCAGTTCCTGATCACCGACACCGGACTGCGTTATCCGCTGCCGAGGAACAACGACAGCGACAGCAAGTCCGGCAAGGCCGACGACGAACAGGACAAGGCGAAGATCCACCTCGGCTATGAGGGCACGCATCCGCCGCTGATCCTGAAGGCCTGGTCCGAACTCCTCTCGGCCGGCCCGTCGCTGGACATTCAGAGCGCCAAGAAGCCGCAGTCGTCCTGA
- the eccE gene encoding type VII secretion protein EccE, whose amino-acid sequence MAPRLRQQAGTIGGVRVQQLAIIELAAALVLVGWSIHPAALTAAIVIAAILVIFALGRRRRIPLPEWITTVRAMKRRGKESAAALAATQGVDPAIAPVVECEPALRTYEFTTESDQRAIGFVGDGTFLTAIVQVDARDEPLRPQRGSHMLPLEVLHTALDIEDIHLESVQFVQYTQPAPAPHLPEQAVAARSYAPLQAQSQTPGLQLTWIALKLDPELCAEAIEARGGGVEGAERSLLRAADQLVSRLTAHGVRAKVLAEREVVAAIGTAVCVSPRAANGAMGRDGRAARRTQETTRAMRCDDRWHSTYWIGRWPQLGEGGAPLAAVTQLLTSTRAMASTFALTATHGGGRAPAISGYIRLSTRSENELSAAQSELERRSGSVKVGLVRLDREQLPGLLATLPLGGTR is encoded by the coding sequence GTGGCACCGCGGCTGCGCCAACAGGCCGGAACCATCGGCGGGGTGCGCGTCCAGCAGCTGGCCATCATCGAACTCGCCGCGGCCCTGGTACTGGTGGGCTGGTCGATCCACCCGGCCGCACTGACCGCGGCCATCGTGATCGCGGCCATTCTGGTCATTTTCGCGCTCGGCCGGCGGCGGAGGATTCCGCTGCCGGAATGGATCACCACCGTGCGCGCCATGAAGCGCCGCGGCAAGGAGAGCGCCGCCGCCCTCGCGGCCACGCAGGGCGTCGACCCGGCGATCGCCCCCGTCGTGGAGTGCGAACCGGCGCTGCGGACCTACGAGTTCACGACCGAGTCGGATCAGCGCGCCATCGGTTTCGTCGGTGACGGCACGTTCCTGACCGCCATCGTCCAGGTGGACGCCCGCGACGAGCCGCTGCGCCCGCAGCGCGGCAGCCACATGCTGCCGCTCGAGGTGCTGCACACCGCGCTCGACATCGAGGACATCCACCTGGAGTCGGTGCAGTTCGTCCAGTACACCCAGCCCGCACCGGCCCCGCATCTGCCCGAACAGGCCGTCGCGGCCCGCTCGTACGCGCCGCTGCAGGCCCAGTCGCAGACCCCGGGCCTGCAGTTGACCTGGATCGCGCTCAAGCTCGACCCCGAGCTGTGCGCGGAGGCGATCGAGGCCCGCGGCGGCGGGGTGGAGGGCGCCGAGCGTTCGCTGCTGCGCGCCGCCGACCAGCTCGTCAGCCGGCTGACCGCGCACGGGGTGCGCGCCAAGGTGCTCGCCGAGCGCGAGGTCGTGGCAGCGATCGGTACCGCGGTGTGCGTCAGCCCGCGGGCCGCCAACGGTGCGATGGGGCGCGACGGCCGGGCGGCCCGGCGTACCCAGGAGACGACCCGGGCGATGCGCTGCGACGACCGGTGGCACTCCACGTACTGGATCGGCCGGTGGCCCCAACTGGGCGAGGGCGGTGCGCCGCTGGCGGCCGTCACCCAGCTGCTGACCAGCACCAGGGCGATGGCCAGCACCTTCGCGCTGACCGCCACCCACGGCGGCGGCCGCGCCCCGGCGATCTCGGGTTACATCCGTCTTTCCACCCGCAGCGAGAACGAACTCTCGGCCGCACAGAGCGAGTTGGAGCGCCGTTCCGGTTCCGTGAAGGTCGGCCTCGTACGGCTCGACCGGGAACAGCTGCCCGGCCTGCTGGCCACGCTTCCCCTCGGAGGTACCCGCTGA